Below is a genomic region from Fibrobacter sp. UBA4297.
CGTGCGGCCCTCAAGAGCGGCGACGGCAAGGCATTCTACGCCGCCCTCGAAAACGGTCTTATCGATTACCTCAGCAATTTGACGAACGTCGAATTCAAGGGCATGACCCGCCCGCAGATGAAGCAGGAACTTGCAAAGCGCGGCGTCAAGGAAGAAACGATTAGCGACATTGACAGTTGGCTTGAAAAATGCTCGTTTGTACGATTCGCCCCAGTCACAGCTTCAACCGAAGAACAGTCCCAAATGCTCGCAGATGTCGAAAAGCTTTGTGAGGCGCTGAAACTATAAAAACATTGAACATGTCATTCCCGAAACAAGCTGTCATTCCCGCGAAAGCGGGAATCTCCAGCAAAAGAAAAACCCGAACAAGTCGGGTATGGCATTAGAAGGAAGATTTTATGAAACTGAATAGAATTTTTTTGACAATCGCGACAGCTCTTTTAATCATGGCAACAGCAAGTGCTGCCTCCGAAAAATGCGCAGGCATTGACGCCGGCACCAAAGCATATAACGAAAACGACTTTGAACGAGCGATTGACGAATGGCGCACATGCGTTGACGAAGGCATCGTCAATGCAGACCTCTATTACAATCTGGGTAACGCCTACTACCGCAGCGGAAAACTCGGCTTTGCGATTTTCTACTACAAGTCCGCCCTACGTTTGCATCCAAGCGATGACGACATCCAGCACAACCTGAATTTCGCACAGACCAAGACCCGCGACAAGGAAGGCGACGAAGAAGAGAACCCGATTCTCGAAGGACTCATGAACTTGCACCATGCGATTTCGCTCAAGAGCCAGATGAACATTTCGCTCGTTCTCTTTTGGGCAATTGCACTCGTGATTCTCGCCCGCCGCTTCGTAAACGGCAGTCGCGGCAAGAACATCTGCACAGGCGTTGTATTCGGTATGAGCGTCATCCTCTGTACGATTGGAGCAAGCGCCCTCTACAAGATGTACACGCTTGAAACGGACATCACGGGCGTCGTAACAGCATCAAGCGCCGACGTGACAAGCGCCCCGAGCGACAAATCTCAAACGCTTAACACGCTTAGCGAAGGTACCAGCTTCGAAGTCATCGGCGAACAAGGCAACTTTGCCGAAATCCGCCTTGGCGAAAAAATCCGCGGATTCGTAAAGCTCAGCGAAGTCGGGATTGTGAAGTAATTACTTGAAGGGTTTGTCCCAGGGGCTAACCCATGCAGAATCCATTCGCGTAATAGGAATGGTGACTTCTGTAGGGAATTTTCCAGATTCCCTCGTTGGAACAACAGCTGTAACGACAGCTACAGGAAGCGCAATCATATCCAAAAACAACATAGTCACTGCAACGCTACCGTGACCTCTACCATCTGAAAAGAACGGCCAATAGCGCAACAAGCCTGCGCTAAAATGATACGAGGATTCGCCGCGATTTACCCACAAGTTGCCGTAAACAATTTCATCTTTGCGGGCTTCCAGATAAATCGCATCTTCACTTGTTGAAGATTTAAATCGGCAATAATCGCTTGTCGGACAAACCTGTTTTCCATCGCAATAAATGGAATAATCTCCTTTGCCATCGGATACGGAGACCCACATTTCGTAACTAGATGCGCATCCGACTAAAAGTAAAGCCGTTGCCAATATTAAAACAACATATCAAAACATATCGCGTCTAAAAAAAATTACACAATCTGGCCGCCGCCGAGGACCATGTCGCCATCGTAAAAGACGGCGCACTGTCCGGGCGTCACAGCAAAGAGCGGTTCGTCAAAGACAGCGACCGCCTTATTTGTATCGACAATGGTAATTTCGCAGCCCACCGCCCGCTGGCGGTAACGCACCATGCCTTCGGCGCGGAACGTCGTCCCGACCTCCCGCGCACCGCCGTGCCATTCGCAGTTCACCATTTCCACGCGGTCAAAACAGACCGACGACTTGTCGCCCGTCACCAGAATGTCACCCGTTTCGGGGTCCACATGCTTCACGAACGCAGGCACGCCAATCGCCACGCCCAGACCTTTGCGCTGACCGACCGTGTACTTATGGAACCCATTGTGCGTATTCCACACCTTGCCCTTTTCATCCACAAAGCGGCCCGGGCGCGTCATTTCGCCAAAGCGATCTTTCAAAAATTCAGTGTACTGCGAACCGTAAATGTCAAAGCAAATGTCCTGGCTGTCGCCCGTCTTGGCATTCACAAAGCCGTTCTGTTCGGCGATTTCGCGCACTTCGCTTTTCACGTACGTTCCAAGCGGCGTAAGCACGTGATTGCGACGTTCATCGGGAACCCAGAACAAAAAATAGCTCTGGTCCTTGCCCGGATCGCGACCGCGCAAAAGCCTGCGCACACCATCCACTTCTTCGATGCGCACATAATGCCCTGTCGCCAAGAATTCCGCGCCGAGCGATTTGGCGTAATCCATCATCCAGCCGAACTTGATAAAACGATTGCAATAGCAGCAAGGATTCGGCGTACGCGCCTGCGAAAAATCCGCATGGCAGCGTTTCAAAACTTCACCCGTAAAAGCATCGGAGCAGTTCGCCACATGATGCTCGATGCCAAGCTTTTCGGCAATCATCTTCGCACGGACTACACCCGGATCATTTTCAACATCGAAGGCGCCGTCGACATCGGGCAAAACGCGGAGCGTCACGCCCACGACTTCGTAACCCTGCTGTTGCAAAAGAAGAGCGGCCACAGACGAATCCACGCCACCACTCATGCCGACTGCGACTCTAGTTTTAGACATGGCGCAAGCGCTCCTAGTCAAATCTCAGCATCAGTGCAAGTTCGAACTGGAGAATCTGGCGCATGTGGGCCGTTTCGTCATCCAGCTTTTCATAAATCTGCCTGTATTCGATATACGAACTCAGCGAAGCCATCTTGTTGA
It encodes:
- a CDS encoding tetratricopeptide repeat protein, producing the protein MKLNRIFLTIATALLIMATASAASEKCAGIDAGTKAYNENDFERAIDEWRTCVDEGIVNADLYYNLGNAYYRSGKLGFAIFYYKSALRLHPSDDDIQHNLNFAQTKTRDKEGDEEENPILEGLMNLHHAISLKSQMNISLVLFWAIALVILARRFVNGSRGKNICTGVVFGMSVILCTIGASALYKMYTLETDITGVVTASSADVTSAPSDKSQTLNTLSEGTSFEVIGEQGNFAEIRLGEKIRGFVKLSEVGIVK
- the mnmA gene encoding tRNA 2-thiouridine(34) synthase MnmA encodes the protein MSKTRVAVGMSGGVDSSVAALLLQQQGYEVVGVTLRVLPDVDGAFDVENDPGVVRAKMIAEKLGIEHHVANCSDAFTGEVLKRCHADFSQARTPNPCCYCNRFIKFGWMMDYAKSLGAEFLATGHYVRIEEVDGVRRLLRGRDPGKDQSYFLFWVPDERRNHVLTPLGTYVKSEVREIAEQNGFVNAKTGDSQDICFDIYGSQYTEFLKDRFGEMTRPGRFVDEKGKVWNTHNGFHKYTVGQRKGLGVAIGVPAFVKHVDPETGDILVTGDKSSVCFDRVEMVNCEWHGGAREVGTTFRAEGMVRYRQRAVGCEITIVDTNKAVAVFDEPLFAVTPGQCAVFYDGDMVLGGGQIV